The Candidatus Thermokryptus mobilis nucleotide sequence ACCTGCTTAACACAAATTTCGGCATCGTAAAGGAAGCAACTTTAAAATCAATTGAAAAATCACCAAATGCAATTATAATCGTCGTCACGAATCCACTTGATGTCATGGCTTACACCGCCTGGAGGATTAGCGGATTTGAAAGACATCGCGTAATTGGAATGGCTGGTGTGCTTGACACAGCGAGATTTAGAACATTTATAGCTATGGAATTAAATGTATCAGTTGAAGATGTTTACGCATTCGTTCTTGGAGGGCACGGTGATGATATGGTCCCGCTAGTAAGATATACAACCGTAGCAGGAATCCCAATATCTGAACTTTTACCGAAGGAAAAAATTGACCAGCTTGTCAAACGCACAAGGGAGGGTGGAGCAGAGATCGTAAGCTATCTTAAAACTGGAAGCGCATATTACGCACCATCTGCAGCAATAGTTGAAATGGTTGAATCCATAGTGAAAGACAAGAAAAGAATTCTGCCTTGTTCAGTTTTGCTTCAAGGGGAATATGGGTTAAACGATGTTTTCGTTGGCGTTCCAGTGAAACTCGGAAGAAAAGGCGTTGAGGAGATAATTGAACTCAAATTAACAGATGAGGAAAAACAAGCACTGCATGCCTCAGCATCAAGGGTTAAGTCAATAATTGATTCACTAAAATTTGATTAAACTATGAAACCCAAAATTATAACTTCACTATTGTTGCTTGTTTTTCTTCTTTTTTCAAGTTGCAAAAAGGAAACGATAAGCCCAATTGAAACAATTCCACAAAATCTTTTCCCTCTTAGAACCGGTAACGCATGGTTTTACACCGGATATCAAATAGATACCGCTGGGAACAAAATCTCCGGCACTGAATTTAATTCCTCAACGACCATCGTTGGTCAGATTCAATTTGAAGGCAAGAATCCATTCGTTGTTATTGATTCACTTAAATATCAACGCGGAACCGAAATTGACACTCTTCTCATCTATCTTGAAGGTGACTATCTTTATGCTTGGATTGACTTGACAAATACGGTTTCAATCCCAGGGTTTGTCTACAAAAGATGGGTTCCATTTATAAAAACAACAGGAATTTTGAACGAGCCATACACTATTTTAAATCTTGACACGACGATAATTGTAACCACAGGTGGACAACAATTACCTTTGAATATAAGAGTAAACATCACCGGCAACATTGCGTTAAAGGAGGAGATCCAAACTCCATTGGGAAAATTCGTCGCTTATAAATTTGAGGCAAATGTAGCGGGTTCTGCAAGTATCGGAGGGGTAACTGTTGGGACTTTCACCTCAAAAAATTACATTTGGCTATCCCCTGGGATTGGACCAGTAAAGCATGAAACGCCAGCCACAGCTATTCAACCTGGGATA carries:
- the mdh gene encoding malate dehydrogenase, whose translation is MKITIIGAGNVGATTAQRIIDNELANELVLVDIIEGIPQGKGLDMYESTPITGVDVKVIGTNGYEETANSDIVIITAGVARKPGMSREDLLNTNFGIVKEATLKSIEKSPNAIIIVVTNPLDVMAYTAWRISGFERHRVIGMAGVLDTARFRTFIAMELNVSVEDVYAFVLGGHGDDMVPLVRYTTVAGIPISELLPKEKIDQLVKRTREGGAEIVSYLKTGSAYYAPSAAIVEMVESIVKDKKRILPCSVLLQGEYGLNDVFVGVPVKLGRKGVEEIIELKLTDEEKQALHASASRVKSIIDSLKFD